Proteins from a genomic interval of Gordonia sp. SL306:
- a CDS encoding SDR family oxidoreductase, protein MIDASVAGIAGRRAVVTGADGGIGRAVVGALRAAGAEVDGWDVCGPGIRPVDVTDRSAVETAWRAYEEAAGPVDLVVTAAGVMTDDWDRCMAVNAGGVRHVLDAAVSAMTQRGRGCAVVISSNAAATPRAEMAPYAASKAAATSYARSVGLASASSGLRVNIVSPGSTDTPMLRGMWSSPTDRDAVLAGDPDRYRLGIPLQRIAEPADIAAAVVFLASDAAQHVTMHDLRVDGGATLDM, encoded by the coding sequence GTGATCGACGCAAGCGTCGCCGGCATCGCGGGCCGCCGGGCGGTTGTCACGGGCGCGGACGGTGGCATCGGTCGCGCCGTCGTCGGTGCCCTCCGGGCCGCCGGCGCCGAGGTGGACGGGTGGGACGTCTGCGGTCCGGGCATCCGTCCGGTCGACGTCACCGATCGGTCTGCCGTCGAAACGGCCTGGCGCGCATACGAAGAGGCAGCAGGACCGGTGGACCTCGTGGTCACCGCTGCAGGTGTCATGACCGACGACTGGGACCGCTGCATGGCTGTGAACGCCGGCGGTGTGAGACATGTCCTCGACGCGGCGGTCTCGGCGATGACGCAGCGCGGTCGTGGGTGCGCCGTGGTCATCTCCAGCAATGCGGCTGCGACGCCCCGCGCCGAGATGGCACCGTATGCGGCGTCCAAGGCCGCTGCGACCTCCTATGCGCGCAGCGTCGGATTGGCAAGCGCCTCCAGTGGGCTTCGCGTCAACATCGTCTCACCGGGCTCCACCGACACCCCGATGCTCCGCGGCATGTGGTCGTCCCCGACCGATCGGGACGCGGTGCTGGCGGGTGACCCCGATCGATATCGGCTCGGCATACCGTTGCAGCGCATCGCCGAGCCCGCCGACATCGCTGCTGCCGTCGTCTTTCTGGCCTCGGACGCGGCCCAGCATGTCACCATGCACGACCTGCGTGTCGACGGTGGCGCGACATTGGACATGTGA
- a CDS encoding isochorismatase family protein produces the protein MAIPSINPYQIPRGPFPRRVNWTLEAPRTALLIHDMQRYFIDAYEVEQEPMATALPNMVRIREACQRAGVPVVYTAQPGDQHPSRRGILADFWGAGLDAGRDEEIIPELDPRLGDIEVTKWRYSGFQRTDLRQLLGHHGRDQLIVVGVYAHMGCMISATEAFMSDVAPFFVVDAMGDFTREEHEMAAEYIGKRAGLVVTTDEVVEAVQATAAADAAPTESLTTGSAR, from the coding sequence GTGGCGATTCCTTCAATCAACCCCTACCAGATTCCCCGTGGACCGTTCCCCCGTCGCGTGAACTGGACACTCGAGGCCCCGCGCACCGCGCTGTTGATCCATGACATGCAGCGGTACTTCATCGATGCCTACGAGGTGGAGCAGGAACCGATGGCGACGGCGCTGCCGAACATGGTCCGGATCCGTGAGGCGTGCCAACGTGCCGGGGTCCCGGTCGTCTACACGGCCCAGCCGGGTGACCAGCATCCCTCGCGACGTGGCATCCTCGCCGACTTCTGGGGCGCCGGGCTCGACGCGGGTCGCGACGAGGAGATCATCCCGGAACTCGACCCACGCCTCGGCGACATCGAGGTCACCAAGTGGCGCTATTCCGGCTTCCAGCGCACCGACCTCCGCCAACTGCTCGGCCATCACGGACGCGACCAGCTGATCGTCGTGGGCGTGTACGCCCACATGGGATGCATGATCAGCGCCACGGAGGCCTTCATGAGCGACGTCGCACCGTTCTTCGTCGTCGATGCCATGGGCGATTTCACCCGCGAGGAGCACGAGATGGCGGCCGAGTACATCGGCAAGCGCGCCGGGCTCGTGGTGACCACCGACGAGGTCGTCGAGGCCGTGCAGGCGACGGCGGCCGCCGACGCCGCACCCACCGAATCACTGACAACCGGATCGGCGCGGTGA